In a genomic window of Roseimicrobium gellanilyticum:
- a CDS encoding DUF3147 family protein, which translates to MFYYLIKLVLSAGIIVVVTETAKRNNFAASIIHSLPLTSLLAFIWLYVEKKDTALIANHAFGTFWFVLPTLPMFLVLPWLLRQGWGFWAALGVCIVGTVGLYFVTMKLLKVAGVDL; encoded by the coding sequence ATGTTCTACTACCTCATCAAACTCGTGCTCAGCGCCGGCATCATCGTGGTGGTGACGGAGACGGCGAAGCGGAATAATTTTGCCGCGAGCATCATCCACTCGCTGCCGCTCACTTCGCTGCTGGCCTTCATCTGGCTCTATGTGGAGAAGAAGGACACCGCGCTGATTGCGAATCACGCCTTCGGCACCTTCTGGTTTGTGCTGCCCACGCTTCCCATGTTTCTCGTGCTGCCGTGGCTTCTGCGTCAGGGCTGGGGCTTCTGGGCGGCGCTGGGTGTGTGCATCGTGGGCACGGTGGGATTGTATTTTGTCACGATGAAGCTGTTGAAGGTGGCGGGGGTGGATTTGTGA
- a CDS encoding efflux RND transporter periplasmic adaptor subunit translates to MKLEKKIFASLLALLCLLAVPCTLSAREGAPGKAHSHGDKKTSKEEAPAKDKEEGEHKRAEGEEHDHDHEEAEKADPNRATNTVVLDEQGVKNLNIETAETEEGDFEETIFALGRIEILPGKKAIVSSRIPGRAFSVLALPDQEVDQDEELMWVESRQPGDPPPTVMLGAPIAGTIAKVNIAQGQPIEPNDSLIEIVNLETVEAAAYVPEHLAGKLKKGQKARIKIAGYPDKVFEAELAHIGAYADEESATIEAAFHVANPDKVLRPGMRAEFAIVVSARENVLSIPKEAVQGDATGRFVFIKDYDLKNAFVKTPVDFGVSNDQSIEVISGLFAGDEVVTKGAYTLTYAGKGSVSLKEALDAAHGHPHNEDGTEMTAAQIAAAKKGAGGGDHDHDHSQWTMVAIFFAATTGLLLALLVVSMFLKRPSASA, encoded by the coding sequence GTGCCTCCTGGCAGTGCCATGCACCCTGAGCGCCCGTGAGGGGGCTCCAGGAAAAGCACACAGCCATGGAGACAAAAAGACCTCCAAGGAGGAAGCCCCTGCCAAGGACAAGGAAGAAGGCGAGCACAAGCGTGCCGAGGGCGAAGAGCACGATCATGACCATGAGGAAGCCGAAAAGGCCGACCCCAACCGCGCGACGAACACCGTGGTGCTTGATGAGCAAGGTGTGAAGAACCTCAACATCGAGACCGCGGAAACGGAAGAAGGTGACTTTGAGGAAACCATCTTCGCGCTGGGTCGCATCGAAATCCTCCCGGGGAAGAAGGCCATCGTCAGCAGCCGCATTCCCGGCCGTGCCTTCTCCGTGCTCGCGCTTCCCGACCAGGAAGTGGACCAGGATGAGGAGCTCATGTGGGTGGAGAGTCGCCAGCCCGGTGACCCACCTCCCACCGTCATGCTGGGTGCGCCCATCGCAGGCACCATCGCGAAGGTGAACATCGCCCAGGGGCAGCCCATCGAGCCGAATGACTCACTCATCGAAATCGTGAACCTGGAAACCGTGGAAGCTGCGGCCTACGTGCCGGAGCATCTCGCGGGAAAACTCAAGAAGGGGCAGAAGGCACGCATCAAGATCGCGGGCTATCCGGACAAGGTATTCGAAGCGGAGCTGGCGCACATCGGCGCGTATGCGGATGAAGAGAGCGCCACCATCGAGGCTGCCTTCCACGTCGCGAACCCCGACAAGGTATTGCGTCCTGGCATGCGTGCGGAGTTCGCCATCGTGGTGAGTGCGCGGGAGAATGTGCTCTCCATTCCGAAGGAAGCCGTGCAGGGAGATGCCACCGGACGCTTTGTCTTCATCAAGGACTACGATCTGAAGAACGCGTTTGTGAAAACACCGGTGGACTTCGGTGTCAGCAATGACCAGTCCATCGAAGTCATCAGTGGTCTCTTCGCCGGGGATGAAGTGGTGACGAAGGGCGCGTACACCCTCACCTATGCGGGCAAGGGCAGTGTGAGCTTGAAGGAGGCACTCGATGCCGCCCACGGCCACCCGCACAATGAAGACGGCACCGAGATGACGGCGGCGCAAATCGCCGCTGCCAAGAAGGGCGCGGGCGGTGGCGACCACGACCATGACCACAGCCAGTGGACCATGGTGGCCATCTTCTTCGCCGCGACCACGGGTCTCCTGCTGGCATTGCTGGTGGTGAGCATGTTCCTGAAGCGCCCGTCCGCTTCCGCCTAA
- a CDS encoding efflux RND transporter permease subunit yields MLNKLIRFSLHHRPLVLMASVLLMVFGYQTLTKLPVEVLPDMTKPTVTLLTECPGLAPEEVEMLVTQPLESAIQGVASLDRVRSNSDVGLSLVFAEFAWGTDIYRARQLVQERVQAVLGNLPKDVTPGMTPVSSLMGEILLVGVKSNKKPGEKGYMEPRDLRTLADWTLRRRLQSINGVADVLNIGGGVKQVQVQPDPNRMLAYDVSLEEINIATAKAAGNATSGYLQAGPKEIMVRNLGMSTSLEELGKTVVKMVKDRPILLQDVAKLDYGVQIMRGDASVNGQMGVILSIDKAPGFDTLRLTEQIEKALEGLKPTLPEGVELELLFRQGDFITHAIDNLKEAIRDGAIMVTVVLFLFLLSIRTTFITVMAMPLSFAITLLVFRLFEVSVNSMTLGGLAVAIGMVVDDAIVDVENVFRRLRENASLANPKPRMEVIATASGEVRNSILYATVLIILVFLPLLGLEGLEGRLFTPIAIATMVSMAGSFVVSLTVIPVMCSLLLKPKEGKDHGDGFVVRAMKNLVRHTFLRAALGAPLVVIAIVGALMVAALLLYPVMGKEFLPAFNEGSATISLANAPGTSLAQTNEVGELGVKILMDIKGVKSVGRRAGRAERDDHVVPVSVNEFDVEFDEGGRPREEVFKEIREKLAAIPGTAVNVGQPIGHRLSHMLSGVSAKIAIKVFGPNIDVLREKGAQIRDIGQKIPGLTDVYLEAQVPIPQLKIEVNRERAMAYGIQPGALNEQMSALIGGTALTELREGERSVDLVLRLPPEWRDSPEKLGDVLVEAAGGRRVPLRLVADIRESKGPNVINRENTQRRIVISANTSERDLQSIVQRWEKEVKEKVDFPEGYYPSFEGEFRAQQEAARTIAFYFVLVLFAIVILLYGYFRSLSLALQVMLNIPLALIGGLALTWFLINNISIATIVGFIAVGGVAARNGIMMISHYLHLMKHEGESFGPQMIIRGTLERLVPVVMTALSAGIALIPLLLSAHEPGKEILHPVAVVIVGGLVSSTLLDLVVTPAVFYLFGRSAAESAVRNEAPAAH; encoded by the coding sequence ATGCTGAACAAGCTCATACGCTTTTCGCTGCACCATCGACCTTTGGTGCTGATGGCTTCCGTGCTGCTGATGGTCTTTGGCTATCAGACGCTCACGAAGCTGCCGGTGGAAGTGCTGCCGGACATGACCAAGCCGACGGTGACACTGCTCACCGAGTGCCCCGGCCTCGCGCCGGAGGAGGTGGAGATGCTCGTCACCCAGCCGCTGGAGAGCGCCATTCAAGGTGTCGCCAGTCTGGACCGTGTCAGGTCAAACTCAGACGTGGGCCTCTCGCTGGTCTTCGCGGAGTTTGCCTGGGGCACGGACATCTATCGTGCACGCCAGCTCGTGCAGGAGCGCGTGCAGGCCGTGCTGGGGAATCTGCCCAAGGACGTGACGCCCGGCATGACGCCGGTGTCTTCACTCATGGGTGAGATCCTCCTCGTAGGCGTGAAGAGCAACAAGAAGCCCGGTGAAAAGGGCTACATGGAGCCTCGCGACCTGCGCACCCTCGCGGACTGGACCCTGCGGAGGCGCTTGCAAAGCATCAACGGTGTCGCGGATGTGCTGAACATCGGCGGCGGCGTGAAGCAGGTGCAGGTGCAGCCCGACCCAAATCGCATGCTCGCGTACGATGTGAGCCTGGAGGAAATCAACATCGCCACCGCGAAGGCGGCGGGCAATGCCACCAGCGGCTACCTGCAGGCTGGACCAAAGGAAATCATGGTGCGCAACCTCGGCATGAGCACCAGCCTGGAGGAACTCGGCAAGACCGTGGTGAAGATGGTGAAGGATCGTCCCATTCTCCTGCAGGATGTGGCGAAGCTGGACTACGGCGTGCAAATCATGCGCGGTGACGCCAGTGTGAACGGGCAGATGGGCGTGATCCTCAGCATCGATAAAGCGCCTGGCTTCGATACGCTTCGCCTCACGGAGCAAATCGAGAAAGCGTTGGAGGGCCTAAAGCCCACCCTGCCGGAAGGCGTGGAGTTGGAACTGCTCTTCCGTCAGGGGGACTTCATCACCCATGCCATCGACAACCTGAAGGAGGCCATTCGCGATGGCGCCATCATGGTGACCGTGGTGCTCTTCCTCTTTCTGCTGAGCATCCGTACGACCTTCATCACGGTCATGGCGATGCCGCTGTCATTCGCCATCACGCTGCTTGTGTTCCGTCTCTTTGAAGTCAGCGTGAACTCCATGACCCTCGGTGGTCTCGCCGTGGCCATCGGCATGGTGGTGGATGATGCGATTGTAGACGTGGAGAATGTCTTCCGGCGATTGCGCGAGAATGCTTCGCTGGCCAATCCGAAGCCGCGCATGGAAGTCATTGCCACCGCGTCCGGTGAGGTGCGTAACTCCATCCTCTACGCCACGGTGCTCATCATCCTGGTGTTCCTCCCGCTGCTCGGGTTGGAAGGTCTGGAGGGTCGTCTCTTCACCCCCATTGCCATCGCCACCATGGTGAGCATGGCGGGTTCGTTCGTGGTGTCGCTTACGGTCATTCCCGTGATGTGCTCGCTGCTGCTGAAACCGAAGGAGGGCAAGGACCATGGCGATGGCTTCGTGGTGCGTGCCATGAAGAACCTGGTGCGTCACACCTTCCTGCGTGCGGCGCTGGGCGCGCCGCTCGTGGTGATTGCCATCGTGGGAGCCCTGATGGTGGCCGCGTTGCTGCTCTATCCTGTGATGGGCAAGGAGTTCCTGCCGGCCTTCAATGAAGGCAGCGCTACCATCTCCCTCGCGAATGCGCCGGGCACCTCGCTCGCGCAGACGAATGAAGTGGGCGAGCTTGGTGTGAAGATCCTCATGGACATCAAAGGGGTGAAGAGCGTGGGCCGCCGTGCCGGACGTGCCGAGCGAGATGACCACGTGGTGCCGGTGAGTGTGAATGAGTTCGACGTGGAGTTCGACGAAGGCGGCCGCCCGCGTGAGGAGGTCTTCAAGGAGATTCGAGAGAAGCTGGCTGCGATCCCCGGCACCGCGGTGAATGTGGGCCAGCCCATCGGTCACCGACTCAGTCACATGCTCAGCGGCGTGAGCGCGAAGATTGCCATCAAGGTCTTCGGTCCGAACATCGATGTGTTGCGCGAGAAAGGCGCGCAGATACGCGACATCGGCCAGAAGATTCCAGGTCTCACGGATGTGTATCTGGAAGCGCAGGTGCCGATTCCGCAGTTGAAGATTGAGGTGAACCGCGAACGTGCCATGGCATATGGCATCCAGCCCGGCGCGCTCAATGAACAGATGAGCGCTCTCATCGGCGGCACCGCGCTCACGGAGTTGCGCGAAGGCGAGCGCAGCGTGGACCTGGTGCTGCGCCTGCCTCCCGAGTGGCGCGACTCACCGGAGAAGCTCGGTGACGTGCTCGTGGAAGCCGCGGGTGGACGTCGTGTGCCCTTGCGCCTCGTCGCGGACATTCGCGAGAGCAAGGGGCCGAACGTCATCAACCGCGAGAACACGCAACGCCGCATCGTCATCAGCGCGAACACGAGCGAGCGTGATCTGCAATCCATCGTGCAGCGGTGGGAGAAGGAAGTGAAGGAGAAGGTCGACTTTCCCGAGGGCTACTACCCGAGCTTCGAGGGTGAGTTCCGCGCGCAGCAGGAGGCGGCCAGGACCATCGCCTTCTACTTCGTGCTCGTGCTCTTCGCGATTGTCATCCTGCTCTACGGCTACTTCCGCAGCCTGTCACTCGCCTTGCAGGTGATGCTGAATATCCCACTGGCCCTCATTGGCGGTCTCGCGCTGACGTGGTTCCTCATCAACAACATCAGCATCGCCACCATCGTGGGTTTCATCGCCGTGGGTGGGGTGGCAGCGCGCAACGGCATCATGATGATCAGCCACTATCTGCACCTCATGAAGCACGAGGGTGAGTCCTTCGGTCCGCAGATGATCATCCGCGGCACGCTGGAGCGACTCGTCCCCGTGGTGATGACGGCCTTGAGTGCGGGCATCGCTCTCATCCCGCTGCTGTTGTCCGCACATGAACCGGGGAAGGAAATCCTGCATCCTGTGGCCGTGGTCATCGTGGGCGGCCTGGTGTCTTCCACGTTGCTGGACCTCGTGGTCACACCCGCCGTCTTCTACCTCTTTGGCCGAAGCGCCGCTGAATCTGCCGTCCGGAATGAAGCTCCCGCGGCACACTGA